A stretch of DNA from Pseudoalteromonas ruthenica:
TTCATCTACTGATTCAGTTTCAGCTTTAGCCTCTTCTATAGTTGATAACGGCTTAATTGACTGAGCTCGTGCTTGGCCAATATCTAAAACCATTACGAACTCTTCTTCTTTATCCTCGTCAAGTAAATTTCTGGCATGATCTTTTGCTTGTTCAAATGTAACAGGAGAAGCATTTGTTACGAGCGTTGTTTCAAACAAGACTAAATCTCGGTTATCCACGCGCTTTCTTATATCCTGCGGATCATCATTACAAAGAATTGGCAACTTTTCATCAATTAACCAAGCACCAGCAAAAGCATGCCCACTAGTGATAGCCACCACAGGATTTAGACCCATAGCTTCTATACAACTTGCGAATAAGACAGAAGAATCTAAACAAGCGGCCATTTTAGATTGGCTGATATCCGCAGCTAGACGAATACGTTGGCCAGTTTTTGCGAAGCCTTGAGGAGGGCTAACATATGCTAACTTTTCTTGAAAAATGACATTCCAAAGCGCAGCAAGCATCAAATATGGCTTTTCTCTAGTGTTCGACTGATATCCATCTACTGAGCGTCCATGACCACTACTTTCTAAGAGTAAAGCAACTTTTCTAACTATAGATTCTACGTATAAACCATTTGGCTTTACAAAAGCAGCTAGTAAATCTGGCTGACGACTCTCTCCACCCCAAAAATTGGCAGGGAGAATACTCACTTTATGCTCACTACTGCACAAGAGAAGGTTTTCATCATCCAATAGCTCAAATTTAAGCCCTAGAAGAACTTCTTCGGTCAGGCCAAAAAGTGTTTCAAAAGGAAATTTAAGTTCTTTGACTGGTAATTTAACTGACTGTCCAGCAATCACTTCATCAATAAGCCACTCAGAGGAGTCTAACCAACCTTCAATAGCATTCAATCTTAATTTTAAATTACTTAGGACTGGTTTGTCGTAACATTCCGGCACAATGATTTGGATATTATGCAAAACTGAATATGAATTTTGCTGTGCAGCTAGTGAAAAAGTAGAAATCACATCAACTTCTAATTCAATATTGCCTTGGTTTTGCTTATTAACTTCTTCCATGAGAGATTGTAACCCTTTGCTCTTGCTTATGTAGCAATAGTAGTTTTAACCAATGTAACTAGAACATTATGATTGGTCAAGAAACGGGCGGCATACATTTAATCTATGTCACAAAGTTTCTGGTTAACCTACAGAGCTGAGTGGCTTAAAATTGTTTTGCAAAGAAGTGACTAATACAACGACTCTTCCAGAAAAAGGTATAACTTGAATATACGTAGTTTCTGCCTCAAAAACATTCAAAATATGAGCCACAAAGGTTAACTTTGAGCCAAAACATACGGTCGTTCTAGCTCGTTTCTTGACAATAATGAGCCTGAGTATTTATTCAGTAAACACCCTAATAATGGGCAAAAAATTGTTTGCTAATAATTTAGCTCTGCCAACATGGGTATATATTTGAGTGGTCGATATATCTGCGCGCCCAAGTAACTCCTGCTCATGTCTAATATCCGCATCCTTTTCCAGCATCTCGGTTGCTGTCGAATGTCGATAAAGGAGGCACGCGCCAGTACGATCAACCCCTGCTAGTTTCACATACTAGGAGAGAGTTCTCACGAGAATCACCACTAATGTATGACACAGACAAGCCTCTTTCGCTTTGAACCCATCAATCTTACCCTCGTACAGAGCAAAGCGTTCATTACGGTTCATCGTTAGAAGCTTGTAGCTAGGCTAGGCATTTACCTTTTAAAACCTTGAGTCACTCTCACAAGGGTTGCCATCGTTATCACCGTCCATTTTTGTATTCGGACAATTTCGAATGAAAAACACAGCTTCTTCTCGCGATCTCATTTGGCTACAGTACTGGCGCCCATCACACTTGAATGTTTGTCGTGGCGTGGTGTCGAATGCGGTGTCTGGGATTTGTTGAATAGCCCTTGGACTGCCGACTTGTTCGGTAAAATCTAAATAGTTAAATAATAGAACCGACATAACCCCAACCACTAATACAGGCACTAGCTTATTCGCACCGGGCTTGTTGGTGCTTTTTGAGGTTTTGAATTTCTTCGCGGCAACTCCCTCTATACGAGCATTTGTAGCGCGCGTTTTCCCTTCATGCCTTTCAACTTCAAAGTAAATATAGTCGCCTTGTTTTGGCGGTCGACTCATGTGCTTAAGCGTTGAAATGTGAATAAAGGTATTTGATGAAAGCTCTGCTGCGCTGATGAAACCGAACCCTTTATCGTCATTCCAATTGACTAGCTTACCGCGATACATGTGCTCGTCCTTGTTAGCAAATAAAGCTGCGATATTACAAATAATTACCAAGAAAATCTATAAATTACTCGTTGAATCAATCCCCTAACAATCATTACGGAAAAGGTTTAGCTATAATTCCTCAGTCTTTGTCGGCACTTGTTTTAAATAGTTACACTTTTTGCGTTGCAAACGAACGCTTTGGATATAAAAATTACCCGAGTTACCGCACGTATACTCAAAATTTTAACAGTGTGGGCATTAAGGAGAAGTCAATGAAGTACGCAATCATCATCTTAACAGCAGCACTGGCAGGCTGCGCATCCCCTGAACAACAGCAGTCATTTGAACAAGCTATGCTAGAGCAAGCAAACTGCTCTGGTGAGGTTGAGCAAAGTTATCGTATGACCTTTTATAGCTCAGACAAGCCAGAGAATGTGGGTAAAACCGAGCTGCAAAAAAAATGCAACCCGAACCCTACCCATGGTGATTTTGAGAAAAAGAAATAGCCATTTTCGTTAGGTTAAAATAACAAAATAATCAGGGCTTTATAAATAGAGCCCTAACGTCGCATCGAGCAGTAAGCTAATCGCCAATAAAACGATGACAGAGAATGTCAGCACCATGCTCACCACGCGAATCTTAAGCTGCTCATTGCTTTGGGCGATATTGCTTGCGTGCAGTAACCTCCCTAATACTAAGGCGGCACCAAATAGGTGGCAATAATGACTCGCTAAGCCTTGATACTCATTGAGAAAAAGTAGAATCAGTGCAAATGGCACATACTCAATGAAGTTTCCGTGTGCGCGAATAGCGCGTATTAAGCCTTCATCTTCGCCTGTACCTATGGATTTTTGAGCTTTGCGCCGTGCTTTAATAACATACATACTCAACTGCACGTAAACCAGCGCTAAAATTGCAGCGTAAATTGAAACTATCACCCTAACCCCTTAACAAATCAAAATTTGAGTAAGAACTTACAGGGCTTGGAGTAAAAAGAAAAGTGCCGACGGTAAACAAAATGCGTTTAGCCGCCGGCAGTTGGAGAGGTCGTTTCGATATCATGACTGCATCATGATAATTTCTATACCCTTAGTCCTCGAGCAAAAACACTGCGTTCACCTTCGCAGTGACTTTGATTTCACCGATGTTATAAGCATCTTCCACTTTCGCGCTACCGGCGCTATCAGCTCGTACCATCATGGCCTCGACCTGGGGCATTGGACGCGCGTAGTCTTGTTGGGCACTGATACTATAGACTTTTTCAATGCGGGCGTTGAAACCTTCTGCGTAGGTACTAGCTTTGGCATTTGCATCTTTGAATGCTTTTTGCTGCGCTTGGCTAAAAAGCTCATCATGATTGGTTAAACCAAATTGTGACTGCCCTACTTGATTTGCTCCTTGCTGAATAAGGCCTTGCAGAGTTTGCGCATAGCTATCAATATTGCGCAAAATAATGCTGAGGTTACGACTAACTTCATAACCGTCAAATTCGTTGGTTTGAGTATCGCGGTTATAACGCGTTTTGCTGCGCACATTCAGTTGGCTAGCGTGAATATCTTTGCTGGCAACTCCCTGCTCTTTTAACGCCAGAATCATGGCCGCAAGTTTGTCATCGGCCGCTTTCTTTGCCGCAACAACATCCTTGCTGTGTTCATTGACACTGACATTCAACGTGACCTTGTCGGGA
This window harbors:
- a CDS encoding tyrosine-type recombinase/integrase → MKLAGVDRTGACLLYRHSTATEMLEKDADIRHEQELLGRADISTTQIYTHVGRAKLLANNFLPIIRVFTE
- a CDS encoding excalibur calcium-binding domain-containing protein, which translates into the protein MYRGKLVNWNDDKGFGFISAAELSSNTFIHISTLKHMSRPPKQGDYIYFEVERHEGKTRATNARIEGVAAKKFKTSKSTNKPGANKLVPVLVVGVMSVLLFNYLDFTEQVGSPRAIQQIPDTAFDTTPRQTFKCDGRQYCSQMRSREEAVFFIRNCPNTKMDGDNDGNPCESDSRF
- a CDS encoding MAPEG family protein, whose translation is MIVSIYAAILALVYVQLSMYVIKARRKAQKSIGTGEDEGLIRAIRAHGNFIEYVPFALILLFLNEYQGLASHYCHLFGAALVLGRLLHASNIAQSNEQLKIRVVSMVLTFSVIVLLAISLLLDATLGLYL
- a CDS encoding SIMPL domain-containing protein gives rise to the protein MKKLISLILTSGIAFGAHAASIPDEPHVQVTGVGEVWATPDKVTLNVSVNEHSKDVVAAKKAADDKLAAMILALKEQGVASKDIHASQLNVRSKTRYNRDTQTNEFDGYEVSRNLSIILRNIDSYAQTLQGLIQQGANQVGQSQFGLTNHDELFSQAQQKAFKDANAKASTYAEGFNARIEKVYSISAQQDYARPMPQVEAMMVRADSAGSAKVEDAYNIGEIKVTAKVNAVFLLED